The following coding sequences are from one Ornithodoros turicata isolate Travis chromosome 1, ASM3712646v1, whole genome shotgun sequence window:
- the LOC135387172 gene encoding uncharacterized protein LOC135387172: MAHLDGSRWTEHLPLVLLGIRAAVKHDLGCSSAELVYGISIRLPADIFNHRPYSQPSPLAPSDYAQRLKAALSRLRLTPTRAVSSSSPYVAQDLISSSHVFLRTDSIRRSLQPPYCGPHKIIHQGAKAFAIDVNGREVVVSIDRL, translated from the coding sequence ATGGCCCATTTGGACGGTTCCCGCTGGACCGAGCACCTGCCATTGGTGCTCCTCGGAATCAGAGCTGCCGTGAAGCACGACCTCGGCTGCTCGTCAGCAGAGCTGGTCTACGGCATATCCATCCGGCTTCCTGCCGACATTTTCAACCATCGGCCATATTCGCAGCCATCACCCCTAGCCCCATCAGACTACGCCCAACGCTTAAAGGCTGCTCTCTCCCGGCTGCGCCTAACACCTACGAGAGCTGTTTCCTCCTCTTCCCCGTACGTCGCCCAGGACCTTATCAGCTCCTCCCACGTATTCCTGCGCACCGACTCCATCCGCCGCTCTCTCCAGCCCCCTTATTGCGGCCCCCACAAGATCATCCACCAGGGCGCAAAAGCCTTTGCCATCGACGTCAACGGTCGCGAGGTAGTCGTGTCGATCGACCGGCTTTAA